One stretch of Natranaerovirga pectinivora DNA includes these proteins:
- a CDS encoding UDP-N-acetylmuramoyl-L-alanyl-D-glutamate--2,6-diaminopimelate ligase, with amino-acid sequence MDLLVGIEYEVITGSVDENITHVLYDSKFAKDESLFVSIVGTKVDGHKYINEVIKNGVRVIVVEKMVDINHKDITVIRVKDTRKALAMISSNFYGHPSKNIKLIGVTGTNGKTTTVFLINHILKEYGLKTGLIGTIECHIGDRIIESARTTPESLDLQKIFCDMGDSEVDTVVMEVSSHALDLDRVYNTEYDIGIFTNLSLDHLDYHKTMENYLDAKIKLFKICKNGVINIDDNVSNKIIRECTCDKIYTYSTEKKGADFFAKEIELTSKGVSFTLVFEGKDYLVNYKTPGKFSVYNALAAIAASYVRGVPIEDIIYHIGKFQGVRGRFQNIISEKGYSAIVDYAHSPDGLLNVLKSIKEFAVGRVITVVGCGGDRDSSKRPIMGKIASDYSDFVVITSDNPRTEIPENIIDQIEVGIMDTDCPYTKITDRQEGIEFALTMAEENDVVLIAGKGHETYQEIGKNRIHFNDVEIVLNYIQGES; translated from the coding sequence GTGGATTTATTAGTAGGTATTGAATATGAAGTAATTACAGGTTCAGTTGATGAGAACATTACACATGTTTTATATGATTCAAAGTTTGCAAAGGATGAGAGTTTATTTGTTTCTATAGTTGGTACAAAAGTTGATGGCCATAAATATATTAATGAAGTAATAAAAAATGGTGTAAGAGTAATTGTAGTAGAAAAAATGGTAGATATTAACCATAAAGATATTACAGTTATTAGGGTAAAGGATACGAGAAAAGCACTAGCAATGATTTCGAGTAATTTTTATGGGCATCCATCAAAAAATATTAAATTAATCGGCGTTACTGGAACCAATGGAAAAACAACTACAGTATTTTTGATAAATCACATATTAAAAGAATATGGCTTAAAAACTGGGCTAATAGGAACCATTGAGTGCCATATTGGAGATAGAATAATTGAATCAGCAAGAACCACTCCAGAGTCCTTAGATTTACAAAAAATATTTTGTGATATGGGAGACAGTGAAGTAGACACTGTTGTTATGGAAGTGTCATCCCATGCATTGGATTTAGATCGTGTATATAATACTGAATATGATATTGGGATATTTACAAATTTATCCTTAGATCATCTTGATTATCATAAAACTATGGAGAATTACTTAGATGCAAAAATAAAACTCTTTAAAATATGCAAAAATGGTGTTATAAATATAGATGACAATGTATCTAATAAGATTATTAGAGAATGTACCTGTGATAAAATATATACATACTCTACCGAAAAAAAAGGAGCTGATTTTTTTGCAAAAGAAATTGAGCTTACTTCAAAAGGTGTTAGTTTTACTTTGGTTTTTGAGGGTAAAGATTATTTGGTAAATTATAAAACGCCTGGAAAATTTAGTGTTTACAATGCATTAGCAGCCATTGCAGCTTCTTATGTTAGAGGTGTTCCTATTGAGGATATAATATACCATATAGGTAAATTTCAAGGCGTTAGAGGCAGATTTCAAAATATTATTAGTGAAAAAGGATATAGTGCAATTGTTGACTATGCCCATTCACCAGATGGATTGTTAAATGTACTAAAGTCAATTAAGGAATTTGCAGTAGGAAGGGTCATTACGGTGGTTGGTTGTGGTGGCGACCGTGATAGTAGTAAAAGACCAATTATGGGTAAAATTGCATCAGATTACTCGGATTTTGTGGTAATAACCTCAGATAATCCAAGAACAGAAATACCTGAGAATATTATTGATCAGATAGAAGTAGGCATTATGGATACAGATTGTCCTTATACTAAAATCACAGATAGGCAAGAGGGTATAGAGTTTGCATTAACAATGGCAGAGGAAAATGATGTTGTATTAATTGCAGGCAAAGGGCATGAAACTTATCAAGAAATAGGAAAAAATAGAATACATTTCAATGATGTTGAAATTGTATTGAACTATATACAGGGGGAGTCATAA
- a CDS encoding peptidoglycan D,D-transpeptidase FtsI family protein encodes MNKKITRTMKKNLMGIFIVFVFIFLTLIGRLIYIKHFDGNQYERSVLAQQTSYNRILQFKRGSILDRNGTVLASSIKVFNLILDPEVLAISNDNSKETTVEILNEYFGINKDELLEYINNPRGRHYVPLIKHISFEDVEEFNGYLEEKRGTNLFRGVWFEEEYIRNYPFNNLASNVLGFYSSDVGRWGVEEYYNKELTGEIGREFGLINEGLYVQRETRNPKNGNNIITTIDYTIQHFVEQALTKFTNRVDTLNAMVIVMDPNSGEILAMASQPNYNPNHPMSLVDHFTEEGLKNLSSEERLNYLQRLWRLNPISDTYEPGSTFKPMTIAAALEEGILTGDEMFLCNGHIMVRGTRINCWRREGHGEQTLSQVLANSCNIGLVEIGEMMGREIFVQYQRGFGFGERTNIDLLGEASASNLLYSVNRMGPVELATNTFGQSFNVTPIQLITGFSAFLNGGELVEPHIVKQIVDENGYNIKSIDKKVVRKVISRDTADQVKEYLLDAVADGTGRRAYIEGYDIGGKTGTAEKLPRGNDKYIYSFIGFAPFESPEVVALVILDEPEIEGANSSLAISVFREIMEKVLPYMNIYPSESNIDTE; translated from the coding sequence ATGAATAAAAAAATAACTAGAACAATGAAAAAAAACTTAATGGGGATTTTCATTGTTTTTGTATTTATCTTTCTAACATTAATTGGAAGATTAATATACATTAAACATTTCGATGGTAATCAATATGAGCGTAGTGTATTAGCTCAACAAACCAGCTATAATAGAATTCTACAATTTAAAAGAGGTAGTATTCTTGATAGAAACGGGACGGTTTTAGCATCTAGTATAAAAGTTTTTAATCTAATATTAGATCCAGAAGTATTAGCCATATCCAACGATAATTCTAAAGAGACAACGGTAGAAATTCTTAATGAGTATTTTGGAATTAATAAAGATGAATTATTAGAATATATTAATAACCCCAGAGGAAGGCATTATGTTCCATTAATAAAACATATTTCTTTTGAAGATGTAGAAGAATTCAATGGTTATTTAGAAGAGAAAAGAGGGACAAACCTATTTCGTGGCGTTTGGTTTGAAGAAGAATATATAAGGAATTACCCATTTAATAACTTGGCTTCAAATGTTTTAGGGTTTTATAGTAGTGATGTTGGAAGATGGGGTGTGGAAGAATACTATAATAAAGAATTAACTGGTGAAATAGGAAGAGAATTTGGATTAATAAATGAAGGGCTATATGTTCAAAGAGAAACAAGAAATCCTAAAAATGGTAATAATATAATTACAACAATTGACTACACCATCCAACATTTTGTTGAACAAGCATTAACGAAGTTTACCAATAGAGTGGATACATTAAATGCGATGGTCATCGTAATGGATCCAAATAGTGGAGAAATATTGGCTATGGCAAGTCAACCTAATTATAATCCTAATCATCCAATGAGTTTAGTTGACCATTTTACAGAAGAAGGGCTTAAAAATCTATCTAGCGAAGAAAGATTGAATTATTTACAAAGATTATGGAGGCTAAACCCCATAAGTGATACATATGAGCCAGGTTCTACTTTTAAACCAATGACCATTGCAGCAGCATTAGAAGAAGGTATATTAACTGGGGATGAAATGTTTTTATGCAATGGACATATTATGGTCCGTGGAACAAGGATTAACTGTTGGAGAAGAGAAGGACACGGAGAACAAACTTTATCTCAAGTATTAGCAAATTCTTGCAATATAGGTTTGGTAGAAATAGGTGAAATGATGGGTAGAGAAATATTTGTTCAGTATCAAAGGGGCTTTGGATTTGGAGAAAGAACAAATATTGATTTACTAGGAGAGGCAAGTGCAAGCAATCTTTTATACAGTGTTAACAGAATGGGTCCTGTTGAATTGGCAACGAATACTTTCGGTCAATCATTTAATGTTACACCTATTCAGCTTATCACAGGTTTTTCTGCATTTTTGAACGGTGGGGAGTTAGTAGAACCTCATATTGTAAAACAAATTGTAGATGAGAATGGGTATAATATAAAATCAATAGATAAAAAAGTGGTTAGAAAAGTCATATCAAGAGATACAGCAGATCAGGTAAAAGAGTACTTACTTGATGCAGTTGCAGATGGAACGGGTCGAAGAGCTTATATAGAAGGTTATGACATTGGTGGTAAGACAGGAACTGCAGAAAAACTACCAAGAGGTAATGATAAATATATTTACTCTTTTATTGGATTTGCGCCATTTGAAAGTCCTGAGGTCGTTGCGTTGGTAATTTTAGATGAACCAGAGATTGAAGGTGCTAATAGTTCCTTAGCAATAAGTGTTTTTAGAGAAATAATGGAAAAAGTATTACCATATATGAATATTTATCCTAGTGAATCCAATATTGATACTGAATAA
- a CDS encoding ABC transporter substrate-binding protein, with protein sequence MNKKIKKYAIVLIMIILLFSYNHYINMPRDNGDFTTLRVSWYGGDNRNRATLEIIRLFEEANPHVKVIPEFTGEEYHFERLVAQMMVGEEPDLMQIDYNWYPSLSPEGEGLFNLASLKNLNEWPEESFLSINGNEQGIVTSLASKVFFINKTPFEQAGIPIPETWEELMEAGHIFQERLGEYYYPLGSVDFYDDLPLMTFSYLSQKYGKDIFEDEEVAFTRDELIDGFDFVQSLFDNYVIPKYVIDPTDKDNENRGWISGEYGGAYKWNSQIDLFIGSMDPSANPNVAVVPYFRLETGQVHSGVFEKIQHTFAISNNSKQPELAAEFLNFMYTNESAVLTQGLTRSIPLNNEAQRILKEADRLEGLQYEGYLVGRSTDTFLLHLYYENYGVKLAYNEVFESFVSADGAMSSEEAADMLLSNFNIAVQKAMQ encoded by the coding sequence ATGAATAAAAAAATAAAAAAATATGCCATAGTACTTATAATGATCATTCTATTATTTAGCTATAATCATTATATAAATATGCCAAGAGATAATGGGGATTTTACAACCTTAAGAGTATCTTGGTATGGTGGGGATAACCGAAATAGAGCAACCCTTGAGATTATTAGATTATTTGAAGAAGCCAACCCACATGTGAAAGTTATACCAGAATTTACAGGTGAGGAATATCACTTTGAAAGACTAGTAGCACAAATGATGGTTGGTGAAGAACCTGATCTAATGCAGATAGATTATAATTGGTATCCTTCATTATCACCAGAAGGAGAAGGGTTATTTAATTTGGCTAGCTTAAAAAATTTGAATGAGTGGCCAGAAGAAAGTTTTTTAAGTATTAATGGGAATGAACAAGGGATTGTAACAAGTCTTGCATCAAAGGTATTCTTTATTAATAAAACACCATTTGAACAAGCAGGGATACCAATTCCTGAAACTTGGGAAGAGTTAATGGAAGCAGGGCATATATTTCAAGAAAGGTTAGGGGAGTATTATTACCCATTAGGTAGCGTAGATTTTTATGATGATTTGCCACTAATGACTTTTTCTTATTTGTCTCAAAAGTACGGAAAAGATATCTTTGAGGATGAAGAAGTTGCATTTACTAGAGATGAATTAATAGATGGATTTGATTTTGTTCAATCACTTTTTGACAATTATGTAATACCAAAATATGTTATAGACCCCACAGATAAAGACAACGAAAACAGAGGTTGGATATCAGGTGAATATGGTGGTGCATATAAGTGGAACTCTCAAATAGACCTCTTTATAGGCAGTATGGATCCTTCTGCTAATCCTAATGTGGCAGTAGTCCCTTACTTTAGATTAGAAACTGGACAAGTACACTCAGGAGTCTTTGAAAAAATACAACACACATTTGCCATTAGCAATAATTCTAAGCAACCTGAATTAGCAGCGGAGTTTTTAAACTTTATGTACACTAATGAATCGGCTGTATTAACACAAGGTCTAACAAGATCAATACCTCTAAATAATGAAGCTCAAAGAATTTTAAAAGAAGCAGATCGTTTAGAAGGGTTACAATATGAAGGGTACTTAGTAGGCAGAAGTACAGACACATTCTTATTACATCTTTATTATGAGAACTATGGTGTAAAATTAGCATACAACGAGGTTTTTGAAAGTTTTGTATCCGCTGATGGGGCCATGTCTTCAGAAGAAGCAGCAGATATGTTGCTCTCAAATTTTAATATAGCTGTCCAAAAAGCAATGCAATAA
- the ychF gene encoding redox-regulated ATPase YchF, with amino-acid sequence MKLGIVGLPNVGKSTLFNSLTKAGAESANYPFCTIDPNIGIVSVPDERLKNLSNLYNSEKVLPATIEFVDIAGLVKGASKGEGLGNQFLSNIREVDAIVHVVRCFEDTNVVHVEGSVDPIRDIETINLELIFSDIEILDRRIQKTAKGAKTDKGLAKELMILNGLKDHLESEKPARSFETNDDSEKDFVNSLNLLTFKPVIFGANVTEEDLITDGMENQYVAKVREFASNEGSKVFVICAKIEQEIAELDEDEKKMFLEDLGITDSGLDKLIKASYSLLGLISYLTAGPKETRAWTITQGTKAPGAAGKIHSDFERGFIRAEIVAYTDLINCGNYTSAKEKGLVRLEGKEYVVQDGDVILFRFNV; translated from the coding sequence ATGAAACTAGGAATTGTAGGTTTACCTAATGTAGGTAAAAGCACGCTATTTAATTCCCTTACTAAAGCAGGTGCTGAATCTGCAAACTACCCATTTTGCACAATAGATCCGAATATAGGAATTGTATCTGTTCCTGATGAAAGATTAAAAAATCTAAGTAATCTATATAATTCTGAAAAAGTATTGCCTGCCACAATTGAATTTGTTGATATTGCTGGCCTTGTAAAAGGTGCTTCTAAAGGAGAAGGACTTGGGAATCAATTTTTATCTAATATTAGAGAAGTAGATGCCATTGTTCATGTGGTGCGTTGTTTTGAAGATACAAATGTTGTTCATGTTGAAGGTTCTGTAGATCCTATTAGAGATATTGAAACTATTAATTTAGAGCTTATTTTTTCAGACATTGAAATCTTAGATAGAAGAATTCAAAAAACGGCTAAAGGTGCTAAAACCGATAAAGGACTAGCCAAAGAACTAATGATTCTTAATGGACTTAAAGACCACCTTGAGTCAGAAAAACCAGCTAGAAGTTTTGAAACAAATGACGATAGCGAAAAAGATTTTGTCAATTCTTTAAATTTATTAACTTTTAAACCTGTCATCTTCGGGGCAAATGTAACTGAAGAAGATCTCATAACAGATGGCATGGAAAATCAGTATGTAGCTAAGGTTAGAGAGTTTGCTTCAAATGAAGGCTCTAAAGTATTTGTTATATGTGCAAAAATCGAACAAGAAATCGCTGAATTAGACGAAGACGAGAAGAAAATGTTCTTAGAAGATCTAGGAATAACGGACTCTGGTCTTGATAAATTAATAAAGGCCAGTTATTCCTTACTAGGATTAATTAGTTATTTGACTGCTGGACCAAAAGAAACAAGAGCTTGGACAATTACTCAAGGTACAAAAGCACCTGGTGCTGCAGGTAAAATCCATTCCGACTTTGAACGTGGGTTTATTCGTGCAGAAATCGTTGCTTATACCGATCTTATAAATTGTGGTAATTACACTTCTGCAAAAGAAAAAGGGTTGGTTCGTCTTGAAGGCAAAGAATATGTGGTTCAAGATGGGGATGTTATATTATTTAGATTCAATGTTTAA
- a CDS encoding penicillin-binding transpeptidase domain-containing protein, giving the protein MVRNKTFNRRKLVFMHFVLVVLTIALMGRLAYLMIFQSEFLQGKADDLHSRERSIKARRGYIYDRNGVAIAVNKPVNTISVIHNQVEDPERVATILAQELDMDYEFVRKKVDNRVALERIRTNVDREVADRIREYNLPGVAIDEDYKRWYPYGNLASHVIGFTGSDNQGIIGLEVIYEEYLKGILGKILTVTDARGIEIENTAEARIEPVDGNHLITTLDVNIQKYAEQALDKVLKGKNAKRGSIIIMNPQNGEIYAMVNIPDFDLNEPFKLYYDPGEVSSEERQNLLNQMWRNYAINDTYEPGSTFKIITAAAALEEKVVDLNDTFSCPGHRIVEDRIIRCHQSRGHGVQSFLQGVQNSCNPVFMDIAARMGVDTFYGYYEKFGLFEKTGIDLPGEAVAIMHKKDNIGPVELATMSFGQSFQITPLQLVRAASAAINGGELVTPHLGVEVVNSQGQTIEKFDYSKTKNAISSEVSNTMSMMLESVVSEGTGRRTYLPGYRIGGKTATSEKLPRRSNKYISSFIGFAPADNPQVIALVLVDEPEGIYYGGTVGAPVIKEVFENILPYMGIEPRYTEMDFSQFPVGGVNVPDLMGKTIKEAKAELKEYSFELEILGNGENIIEQFPLPGEYINKDSKLILYAE; this is encoded by the coding sequence ATTGTGAGAAATAAAACTTTTAATAGAAGAAAACTTGTCTTTATGCATTTTGTTCTAGTGGTTCTAACCATTGCTTTAATGGGAAGGCTAGCATATCTAATGATATTCCAATCAGAATTCTTACAAGGAAAAGCTGATGATCTTCATAGTAGAGAAAGGTCAATTAAGGCAAGAAGAGGATATATTTATGATAGAAATGGTGTTGCCATCGCTGTAAATAAACCTGTAAACACAATTTCTGTTATACATAATCAAGTAGAAGACCCAGAAAGAGTTGCAACCATACTCGCACAAGAATTGGATATGGACTATGAATTTGTAAGAAAAAAAGTTGACAATAGAGTAGCATTAGAGAGAATACGAACCAATGTTGATCGAGAAGTGGCAGATCGAATTAGAGAGTATAATTTACCTGGAGTAGCAATAGATGAGGATTATAAAAGGTGGTATCCATATGGTAATCTTGCTTCTCACGTAATAGGGTTTACAGGGAGTGATAACCAAGGGATTATTGGTCTGGAAGTCATTTACGAAGAGTATTTAAAAGGAATTCTAGGCAAAATACTGACGGTAACAGATGCCAGAGGAATAGAAATTGAAAATACAGCTGAAGCGCGTATAGAGCCGGTAGATGGAAATCACCTTATCACAACGTTAGATGTGAATATTCAAAAGTATGCTGAACAAGCCTTGGATAAAGTTTTAAAGGGAAAAAATGCTAAAAGAGGATCCATTATAATTATGAACCCTCAAAACGGTGAAATATATGCAATGGTTAATATACCTGACTTTGACTTAAATGAACCTTTTAAGTTGTATTATGATCCAGGTGAAGTGAGTAGTGAAGAAAGACAAAACTTGCTTAATCAAATGTGGAGAAATTATGCTATAAACGATACTTATGAACCGGGCTCAACTTTCAAAATTATAACAGCAGCAGCGGCATTAGAGGAAAAGGTAGTAGACCTAAATGATACTTTTAGCTGTCCTGGTCACAGGATTGTTGAAGATAGAATAATAAGATGTCATCAGTCAAGAGGGCACGGTGTGCAGAGTTTTTTACAAGGGGTACAAAACTCTTGTAATCCTGTGTTTATGGATATTGCTGCAAGAATGGGTGTTGACACTTTTTATGGATATTATGAAAAATTTGGTCTGTTTGAAAAAACAGGAATTGATTTACCAGGGGAAGCTGTTGCTATTATGCATAAAAAAGATAATATTGGTCCGGTAGAATTGGCAACAATGTCTTTTGGTCAATCTTTTCAAATAACGCCATTACAGCTTGTTAGAGCTGCCTCAGCAGCTATTAATGGGGGGGAATTGGTAACGCCCCATCTAGGTGTAGAAGTTGTAAACTCACAAGGGCAAACAATTGAAAAATTTGATTATAGTAAAACTAAAAATGCCATAAGCAGTGAAGTATCCAATACCATGAGTATGATGCTAGAATCTGTAGTATCAGAGGGTACAGGAAGAAGGACTTATTTACCAGGCTATAGAATAGGCGGTAAGACAGCAACATCTGAAAAATTACCAAGAAGAAGCAATAAATATATTTCTTCCTTTATTGGTTTTGCGCCAGCAGATAATCCTCAGGTAATTGCCTTGGTTTTAGTAGATGAGCCAGAAGGCATATACTATGGGGGGACAGTAGGTGCTCCAGTAATAAAAGAAGTATTTGAAAATATACTTCCTTATATGGGAATTGAACCCCGCTATACAGAAATGGATTTTTCTCAGTTTCCTGTAGGTGGTGTTAATGTACCTGATCTAATGGGAAAAACCATAAAGGAAGCAAAAGCAGAATTAAAAGAATATAGTTTTGAGTTAGAGATTTTAGGTAATGGTGAAAATATTATAGAACAATTTCCACTACCAGGTGAGTATATTAATAAAGATAGTAAACTTATACTCTATGCAGAGTAG
- the lgt gene encoding prolipoprotein diacylglyceryl transferase — protein MNASDIIFPHLGIDIKNLNPQVFDLFGVTVYWYGLIIAMGILAGLLIAQNEAKRTNQDPNIYIDFLMYALIASVIGARLYYVIFSWEEYRHNLSKIFSLREGGLAIYGVIIASIITLVIYTKKKKLSFFVLADTASLGLLAGQAIGRWGNFVNREAFGGYTESLFAMMIKKSDVNYIPLELMDTIKIIDGVEYLQVQPTFLYESLWNIGLLLFLLYWRKKKKFTGEIFAFYILGYALGRFWIEGLRTDQLLIYGTAIPISQVIALISATLALVFIVFMRKKSYNT, from the coding sequence ATGAATGCTTCGGATATTATATTTCCCCATTTAGGAATAGATATTAAAAATTTGAATCCTCAAGTTTTTGATTTGTTTGGCGTTACAGTGTATTGGTATGGGTTGATTATAGCTATGGGCATTTTAGCAGGTTTACTAATAGCACAAAATGAAGCTAAAAGAACCAATCAAGATCCAAATATATATATTGATTTTTTAATGTATGCACTTATCGCTTCTGTTATTGGGGCAAGATTATATTATGTTATTTTTTCTTGGGAAGAATACAGACATAATTTGTCAAAAATATTTTCATTAAGAGAGGGAGGGCTTGCAATCTATGGCGTAATTATTGCGTCCATTATCACATTGGTGATTTATACAAAAAAGAAAAAATTGTCCTTTTTTGTATTAGCTGATACTGCTTCTTTAGGTCTTTTAGCTGGACAAGCTATTGGGCGATGGGGGAATTTCGTAAACAGAGAAGCATTTGGAGGCTATACGGAATCTTTATTTGCTATGATGATTAAGAAATCAGATGTGAATTATATTCCACTTGAATTAATGGATACCATTAAAATAATAGATGGTGTTGAGTATTTACAAGTACAACCTACGTTTTTATATGAATCCCTTTGGAACATAGGTCTTTTGCTTTTTCTTTTGTATTGGAGGAAGAAAAAGAAATTTACAGGTGAAATTTTTGCTTTTTACATTTTAGGCTATGCATTAGGAAGATTTTGGATTGAAGGTTTAAGAACAGATCAACTATTAATATACGGTACAGCCATCCCTATTTCTCAGGTTATTGCATTGATTTCAGCTACGCTTGCATTAGTATTTATTGTATTTATGAGGAAAAAAAGCTATAACACCTAA
- a CDS encoding GerW family sporulation protein has product MESNFKKTVDSLFVGMESFLTTKTVVGEAIHINDTIILPLVDVSFGVGAGASDGAGEKHGGGGGGLGARITPSAILVIQNGQTKLVNVKNQDGLTKILDMVPDLMEKIKIKTGKKAEECEEEEVK; this is encoded by the coding sequence ATGGAATCAAATTTTAAAAAGACGGTGGATTCATTATTTGTTGGAATGGAAAGTTTCTTAACAACTAAAACTGTAGTAGGTGAAGCCATTCATATTAATGATACAATTATATTACCATTAGTTGATGTAAGTTTTGGTGTAGGAGCTGGGGCATCAGATGGTGCAGGAGAAAAACACGGTGGCGGAGGTGGAGGATTAGGCGCTAGAATTACACCAAGTGCCATATTAGTAATCCAAAACGGTCAAACAAAACTTGTAAATGTTAAAAATCAAGATGGTTTAACTAAAATTCTTGATATGGTCCCAGATTTAATGGAAAAAATAAAAATTAAAACAGGTAAAAAAGCAGAAGAATGCGAGGAAGAAGAAGTAAAATAA
- the rsmH gene encoding 16S rRNA (cytosine(1402)-N(4))-methyltransferase RsmH, whose product MEFKHISVLLEETIEGLNIKPEGIYVDGTLGGGGHAIEICKRLDENGKLIGLDQDEEAIKASTIRLNEYKSIVSLNKSNFMYMAEVLNKENIKGVDGIVLDLGVSSHQIDRIERGFSYNSDAPLDMRMDRDQPKTAKDIVNDYDEEKLYRIIKDYGEERFAKSIARNIVKERTNGVIETTTELVEIIKKSMPAKARYASGHPAKRTFQAIRIELNKELEVLKETLNTMVDLLNEKGRICIITFHSLEDRIVKNIFRDNEHPCTCPREFPICVCNKKSKGKVITRKPILPSEDEMEFNTRAKSAKLRIFERV is encoded by the coding sequence ATGGAATTTAAACATATATCTGTATTATTAGAAGAAACGATAGAAGGTCTTAATATTAAACCTGAAGGCATATATGTAGATGGAACGCTAGGTGGCGGTGGACATGCTATTGAAATATGTAAGAGATTAGATGAAAATGGTAAATTAATTGGATTAGATCAAGATGAAGAAGCCATTAAGGCGAGTACTATTAGATTAAATGAATATAAATCTATTGTTTCACTTAATAAGTCTAATTTTATGTATATGGCAGAAGTATTAAATAAAGAAAACATTAAAGGTGTAGATGGAATTGTTTTGGACCTAGGTGTTTCCTCACATCAAATAGATAGAATAGAAAGGGGATTTTCCTATAACTCAGATGCCCCTTTAGATATGAGGATGGATAGAGATCAGCCCAAAACAGCGAAAGATATCGTTAACGATTACGACGAAGAAAAATTATATAGAATTATTAAAGATTATGGGGAAGAAAGATTTGCTAAAAGTATAGCGAGAAACATTGTTAAAGAAAGAACAAATGGTGTGATAGAAACGACTACAGAATTGGTTGAGATAATAAAAAAATCTATGCCAGCAAAAGCAAGATATGCAAGTGGACATCCTGCCAAACGTACATTTCAAGCAATAAGAATTGAATTAAATAAAGAGTTGGAAGTTTTAAAAGAAACTCTAAATACCATGGTTGATTTACTTAATGAAAAAGGAAGAATTTGTATAATTACGTTTCATTCTCTAGAAGATCGAATTGTAAAAAACATTTTTAGAGACAATGAGCATCCTTGTACTTGTCCAAGAGAATTTCCTATATGTGTATGTAATAAGAAATCCAAAGGAAAAGTAATTACTAGAAAACCTATTTTACCATCTGAAGATGAGATGGAATTTAATACGAGGGCAAAAAGTGCAAAGCTAAGAATTTTTGAGAGGGTATAA
- a CDS encoding Spo0E family sporulation regulatory protein-aspartic acid phosphatase, protein MNFINNTNNIEVLRKKLHKLIEDNASYEEIYQVSIELDNEIEKYIMPLERAN, encoded by the coding sequence ATGAATTTTATTAACAACACAAATAATATTGAGGTATTACGTAAAAAGCTCCATAAGCTTATTGAAGATAATGCCAGTTATGAAGAAATTTATCAAGTGAGTATAGAGCTTGATAATGAAATTGAAAAATATATAATGCCTTTAGAAAGGGCTAATTAG
- the mraZ gene encoding division/cell wall cluster transcriptional repressor MraZ → MFMGEYKHTIDEKGRLIVPSKFRDMLGDTFVVTKGLDNCLFIYPEQEWQAFEEKLKNLPVANKGARKFTRFFLAGANQCTVDKQGRILVPNNLREFACLDKEVILIGVSNRIEIWSKDNWNTYNNDDDIDMDDIADQMADLGI, encoded by the coding sequence ATGTTTATGGGAGAATATAAGCATACAATTGATGAAAAAGGCAGATTGATAGTCCCTTCAAAGTTTAGAGACATGTTGGGGGATACTTTTGTTGTAACAAAAGGCCTAGATAATTGTTTGTTTATATATCCAGAACAGGAATGGCAAGCTTTTGAAGAAAAATTAAAAAATTTACCTGTAGCTAATAAAGGCGCAAGAAAATTTACTAGATTCTTTTTAGCAGGAGCCAATCAATGTACCGTTGATAAACAAGGAAGAATATTAGTGCCTAATAATTTAAGAGAGTTTGCTTGTCTAGATAAAGAAGTAATCCTTATTGGTGTTTCAAATCGTATAGAAATTTGGAGTAAAGATAATTGGAATACATATAATAATGATGATGACATCGATATGGATGATATTGCAGATCAAATGGCAGATTTAGGTATCTAG